Below is a window of Candidatus Cloacimonadota bacterium DNA.
AATTCTGCTGATGGGCATGGTGGGAGATCTTACCGCTGAACAAAGAAAGCAGTTGGAAATCGTGAAAAAAAGTGCCAGCCATTTATTGGACTTGATCAATGATATTCTGGATATTTCCAAGATTGAAGCAAATAAAGTGGAATTGGAAATTGAAAAAATTTCAGTGAATGAATTGATAGATGAAGCGGTACAATATATAAAACCAAAGGCGGAGGGAAAGGGTGTGAAATTGATCTGTGATATTGCTGACAAACTTATCATGTTCACCGATCGGCGCCGATTGAAACAGATTTTGTTAAATTTGATGAGTAATGCAGAGAAATTTACAGATGAAGGAAGCATCACAATTGGTGCAAAACAGCTTGATGAACAAATCGAATTCTGGGTGCAGGATGAAGGATGCGGCATCAAACAAAAAGACATGAAAAAGCTGTTTGAACCTTTTCAGCAAATTGATGCTACACTGACCAAAAAACATGATGGGACCGGCTTGGGATTGCATTTGAGCGAAAAGCTTACAACTCTGTTGGAAGGCAAAATTTCCGTGAAAAGTGAATTTGGAAAGGGTTCGACCTTTACCGTTGTATTACCGCAAAATAAATTAAAATTATTTTCTGCAATTGAGCAGGAGGAGACAGATGAGTAGGATCTTATTGGTCGAAGACAACGAAGCAAATCTCTATTTGATAAGGTATATGCTGGAAAAACATAATCATGAAGTGATCATTGCCAAAGAAGGGCAATTGGGTGTCGATCTGGCTCTGCAAAAGCTGCCCGACCTGGTGATCATGGATGTGCAGCTGCCGGATATCAATGGCCTGGAAGCGACCAGACGAATCAGAGCTCAGGAAAAGGGTAAAAATCTAAAAATAGTTGCTTTAACTTCTTATGCTATGCCCGGAGATCGGGAAAAAGCCTTGAATGCAGGATGTGATGGTTATATGGAAAAACCGATAAATCCCGAGAATTTTGTGCCCGAATTGGAAAAGTATTTGTAATTTATTGCGAGGAAATCATGAAAATTTTGATAGTAGATGATAAGCAGGATGCTCGATATCTCCTGAAACTATTGCTGGAAGGCAGAAAGTATGAAGTCATTTCTGCCATACACGGCAGGGAAGCTCTCGATCTTCTGGAAAAAAATAAGGTCGATATGATCATCAGCGACATTTTGATGCCGGAAATGGATGGTTTCAAATTCTGCCAGATCTTGAAGCGTGATAAAAAAAGAAAAAATATTCCTTTTGTATTTTATACCGCTACTTATGTGGATAAAAAAGATGAAAAATTTGCTTTGGGACTGGGAGCCGATCTTTTTTTGCGCAAGCCGATGGAACCGGAATTGCTGCTCAAAGAAATTGATGATCTGTGTCAAAAGATCGCAACAGGAAAGTATTCACCTTCCGAATTGACCTTGAAGCGGGAAGCAGATATTTACAAACTGTATAATGAAAGATTGATCCAGAAACTGGAACATAAGATCGACCGGCTGGAAGAGGAGATCGAAAAAAGGGAGAAAGTGGAAGTAGAATTGAAAAAAATGGTGGCAGAAAAGGAGGTACTGCTCAGGGAACTTTATCATCGTACCCTCAATAACATGCAGGTTATCAGCTCCATGTTGAAATTGTATTCTGCTCGGGTTCTCGATGAGAAATGGCTGAAAATCGTCAAAGACATTAACAGCAAGATCAAATCTACAGCTCTGGTTCACCGCAAACTTTATGAGTCTAATGACCTTTCTCATCTCAGTCTCAAAGATTATTTTATTGATCTTATAAACTATATCAGAAACAAATTCTGTCCAAAAAATAAAGAGATAACGATATCTTATGAAATTACTGATATCGCTGTACTGTTAGATACTGCCATTCCACTGGGTTTCGTTCTGAATGAACTGCTGATCAATGCTATCGAACATGCTTTTCCCAACCGGGAAAAGGGAACTATTCATATAAAAGTGGAGCAGAGTGATAAGAACTTTATTTTGTTTTCAGTTCAGGATGACGGAATTGGTTTGCCCGAAGATTTCGATATGAATTCCGATGATAACCTGGGTCTGGTGATTGTTGACAGCATCATTTCCAATCAGATGAATGGGGAGATCAAATACCTTGTAGATGGTGGTACAAGCTGGCAGATCAAGATAAAAGATGAAAGTTACTGTGAACGAGTTTAATAATATTTTTGCTTTGGAAAGAGGTGATAATGAGTAATAAGAAAAAGATTTTAATCGTGGAAGATGAAACCATCATTGCCTTGTCTCTGAAGCATGATCTGGAAAGTTTGGGTTTTCAACTTCTAACGCCGGTTTCTACCGGCGAAGAAGCTGTTTGTATTATTTGTGAAGAATGTCCCGATCTGGTGTTGCTGGATATCAGGCTGGCTGGCGAGATGACTGGATTGGATGTGGCAAAATCTGACAAATGCCAAGATATTTCCAAGTTTATCATCTTTATGACCGGTTATGTAACTCCCGAGATCAAAGCAGAAGCGTTGAAGCTAAATCCGATCGGTTTTCTGGAAAAACCGGTAGAAGTGGAAGATATCTTAGATCTTTTGCAGAAGATCAGCTGAGATTAACTGATAATTATTTTCGGTCTTACCACTCCTGCTCTTATCTGGGTGTGTCCGTTAATGTAAACTGATTTTCCATTATTCTGCTGCAGAAATTCAGCGTAATCCTGGAACATAGAAAATTCTCCGAATCCTTCTGTTAAAATCAGGGGAAAGGGTATTGCTTCATTACCGGTTAATGCCACGCCGATCTCATCTCCGATGAATTTTACAAGATCTGCCTTATCGATGGAAGCAGCCACCACTCCACTTACTTTTTTATCTACTGCTTTTTGCAGGAAGGCAAGATCGATTTTGCCGGCAAAAACCACAATATCACTGTCGGCTGCTTTGGATATTTCAGCTTGTTTCTCCAGAAATTTGATTTTACCCCAGGCTTCGCTTCCAAACCCGATAATACCGTTTAAACAGCTTCCTTCAAACTCGATGGTAGCGGAATGTTTATCTTGAATAGAGATGACTTCTCCACTGATGCCAGCCTGACGCTGATAGGGCTCTTTATCATATTGGACAATAACAGTTCCGGTCTCTTTATTGATCTCTTTGATGGTTCCCGTATTGGGAGCTGAGACCAGCATCGGATGTCGGGTTTCTCCCACATCGATGATCTTACTGGCGATGATATCACCGGCGTAGACAAAATCATTAAGGCTCTTTTTCATATAACCTACAATGTTGTGGGGTTTCACATTCAGTTTTTTTGCCACCTTGATCTTTTTCGGTTTGTAAGAATAATCCTGAATTTCCCGCATGATGATAGTGCCGGAATCGATATTGATCTTTTCCACCCTGCCGCGCACCGGAGAGTCGAAATAGTAGTGCTGAAAGCGGAATTCATCCAGAAGCGTGCGGTTGCCGATTTCAGCGATGCGCTGTCCGTATTTTACCTCTTCTCCTTCTTTGATGCGCAAAGATTTTTCCAGATTGTCTGGATTAAGGTTCAGATAACTCTTGTCGTAAAGAGTGATCACATAAACGCGGGGCGGATCGAACAGATTCTCGCCAATCACGGTTTCAGTCTGCACTTTGTCTCCGATCTTCACGTTGATACTGCCGGCATAGGGAAGTTCAACTTTGTGCTTCAATTTTCCCGTCTCGATCTTTTTCTGCTGGGTAAAGGACAGAAAATCATCTGCGATCAAGCCTGGAGCTTCAGCAAAATCATAAAGCTGCAGCACATTGTTTTCCTTGTCAAAATCAAGTTCCAGGGCAGCATCGATAAAGATGGGGAGGTCGCTCTTGAATTTGAATTCCTGCCTATCGGGTTTCAGATAGAAGCCTTTATTCATAACAACTTCCACTGTTTTTTCAAGCCTCTTCTCATTTTCCAGGAAGATGACATCTCCCACTTTTACATCATATTTTTTATCTGCAATCTTCAATTTCATGACAGCTTGGCCCTGTTTCCACTTTTTGCCCAGAGGACGAAGAGCAAGGCCGACTTTATCAAAACATTCATCTTCCAGAAGGGCAGCCGCCAGAGATTCATCCACAGCAGCCAATTTGCCCAGGTGAGGAGAGATAAAGTGACGATCCCGCCAGATCTCGGTAATGCCTTCCGGCTTGAAACCGTCGTAGATGATAACAAAAGCCTGATTCTGATTTTCAGTTTTGGCCAGTACACCTCCGGAACCGATCAGAATATTGATATCGTGCATGTGGAATTTTTTAGCTTCCAGAGCCTGTTCGAAATAGAAGGTCTCCGTGATCTTTCCCAGGTCTGTGCGAGACGATTTTATCTTATCTAAAAAGCCGATCTGTTTGGTGTTGAAGTTCATCTCCATATGCTGTTTTTTACTCATGCTTATCGCCTCCCGGGCAACAGCGTGTTCGATCGCCATCTGCAGGGAGTTTTTGGCAATAAAAGTGGGATAGAGCATTTTGTTGGCAATATAGTTTCGAGCATAATTTTCAGCGATCTTTGCCGGCAACCAGCGGGTTATCTTGTTCCGTCCGGCATCTTTCTGCACATTGGAAATGCTGTAGCTCATACCATAATTGGCACTTACAGTGCGAAAATATTCTCCCATAATATTGGAAAAAACATCCGTGGTAGCTCCACCGATATCCACCGCCATCACATTCTCATCCAGTTTTTCGCTGACCAGCTGCAGAGCCTGAATTACTCCCGTCGGGGTGGGAATGATGGCATCGGAAACCAGCTTTTTCAGGTTTCTGTAACCCGGAGCCTGCTCCATCACGTTTTCCATGAAAAGTTTGTGGATCTTCTCCCGGGCAGGTTCCAGATTCTCATCTGTAAGGGTGGGACGAATATTGGGTACGATATAAAGCTCGAAACGCTTCTGGAAAAGCCCGGCTACAAACATCTGGGCATCTTTATTGCCGGCAAAAATGAGGGGTATTTCATCCTTTTCACCGAATTTAGGTTTGGGGTTGGAAAGCTGCAGGATCTCTCCCATACGTAAAAGCGAAGCAACAGCTCCGCCATCTATACCGCCGGACATCAAGATTATATCGGGATGCAAAACACCCATGGCCTGCATCTGTTCCAGACTGCTGCGCTTATCATCGATAGCAAAGGTGTCTAAGATAACGCCACCGGCTCCGTAGGCACAGCGTTTTCCACTGCTGGCGCTATCGAACATGGTCAGCCCGATCACCAGGATCTGTAAGCCTCCGCCGGCACTGCTGGTAGAAATGTATAAAGTGTCGTCATTAAATCTGGGATTGGCCTGGGTAGCATTGGCAGCCAGAAGCGAGATCTCCATTTTTTTCTCAATTTTGCGAATTGCCTGAAAAACTCCGATATTCACATCTTCCAGTGGTTTTTCCACCGTGGTCCCGGCATGTTCTATAGCCCTGATGAGAAAATCGCCGGACTGGGATTTCTGCAGGAACAGGGCTTTGGTGGTGGTGCTGCCTACATCGGTGATTATCAGTTTTTTTTTAGATTTAAGAAGCTCATTTTTCTGAGCCCAGAAGGGAATCTTGGCAACATTTTCTCTGGCCATCAGCTTTGCTTCTGAATCGGAAATCCCCATCTGCTCCTGCAGTTTTTCCCGGGTCTCTTTCAGTACCTGAGAATAGCGTTTCTGGTAGCCGAATTCGTCGGTACAGCTGCTGCATAATTTACTGCCTATTTTACCATCGGCAAAATCAGGGGCATCTTTCATAACTTTGCCGCAGCTTTCACAGATATGTAATTTATTCATCTTCCATTTCCTCTCTTTTGGTTAAAATTGCTAAAAAGGTCTCAATTATTTCGGTTTTGAATTTTTCGATCACACTGCTATCTTTTACAAAAATATTTTTTAAACTCAAGTAATAATTCAGGGTTCCAAAGAAGAAATTCAGAGCAGAAGGTATCTTGATCTTTTCATATAATCCGGCGGCGATTTTTTCTGTCAGGAATTTATGAAAATGTTCGCGAATAATCGATTGTCGAAACAGGATCATGCGGCGCAGTTCAGGTGAGTAGAAAGGCAGTTCCCGAGCCAGTACCGAAAACAGGTCTTCCGATCTTTGTAATTCGTTTAGGTAGACCAGCAGCATCTGCTCAAAATCGCCGGCAGAAACTATCACTTTCTGAATACTGCGGTTTATCTCACTGAGCTCCTTATCCAGTATTTCCAGGATAAGCATGTTCTTGTTTTTAAAATGCAGAAAAAGTGTGCCGTGAGCCACTTCTGCCTTTTGCGCGATGGCAGCTGTGGTAGCGTTCAGAAAACCGTTTCTGATCAGTTCCTGCCTGGCAACCTTCAGAATATGTTGCCTGGTTTTCTGCTTTTGAAACTGTCTTTTATTCACGCGCCCTCCTTTTCACTGAGTGAATACTCACCGAAATTATGAGGCTTGAAAAAACTGTCAAATGAAAAATTTAAGTAGCAGTTTCACTTGAAGTCGGAAATTGTATGTAAAGGTTGCCATATCATTACCAGTTACAGGCATTTTAAAATTTAAAGAAAGAATCATGAACAGAAAACTGGAAAGCCTGGAAGATTAATCAGGACAAATAAAAAAGCGGAGGAACGTTCCTCCGCTTTTGCAATTTTAATCTATTTCTTTTAACGGCCTTTAGATTCGGTTCTAAAATCACCCAGACCGCTACAGCCACCTTCCGTCAATTCAAAATCAACGCTGATATCATCATTAATTTCGATATCTTCGATCAAGACCATGGGATAAGAACCAGGCTTATTGGCTCTGCCGTCATAAATACCCGGCTCGACATCAACTATTTCATAATAACCATTGGCATCAGTCGTAGATGTAATAACACTACCACAGGTACCACCACCACAGTTACCACCATTACCGCCATTGCCGCCGTTACCACCGTTGCCACCGCCGCAACCGCCACCAGTGCCGGCATCGATCAAGACGAAACGCACGTAAGCACCTTCTATGGCAACTCCGGTATCAGCATCTGTAACATAACCATCAACGGTTACCGATATCAGAAGAGCTGCACTGAGCAGCATACTTAACATCAAAACGATTTTTCTCATTTATCCTCCAATTTTTACTAACACTTATTTAATATTGCTAAAATCTGCCGTCCGTTAAATTCTGTCAAGTTTTTGCAGAAATTATTTTACAGTGTGAAATATAATAGGAATTAAACTGGCAGAAATGAATAATGTGAAATTACATTTTAGGAAGAAAATTATTTTCTGCATTAATTTTCCGCTAATCTCTACCCTGTAGACAGCTTACAAAATATTTATTGATTTGCTGTTTTTTTCTTCTTCCCATTCTCCTTGACACCTCGTTTTTGAAATAAAAAATATCCGGTGAAATTATAAGAAAAATTTGGGATAAGAGGGAAATTTTGTAATGGCTTTTGTTCACCTGCACAACCACACACAATATAGTTTATTAGACGGTGCCTGTCGTGTTGACAAAATGATCACTATGGCCAAAGAGTATGGTATGAAAGCAGTTGCCATGACCGATCACGGCAATATGTTCGGTACCATAGATTTTTATACGAGAGCCAGAAAGGAAGGCATCAAACCTATAATCGGCATCGAAACTTATATTATCAATCATGAGCTGGATTCGGATCAGAACAAGAGTGATATTCGTCATCACCTGGTGCTCTTGGCAGCTGACCTGCAGGGCTATAAAAACCTGATGAAACTTTCCTCCAAAGCTTTTCTTAAAGGATTTTATTATAAACCGCGTATCAGCAAATCCCTCTTGCAGAAATATTCGGAAGGCATCATCTGCCTTTCTGCCTGTCTGAAAGGTGAAATACCTCATCTGCTTTTAAGCGGTCAGGAAGCCAAAGCTCAAAAAACTGTGGAATTCTTTAAAGCAACCTTTCCCGACAGATTCTATATTGAACTGCAGGATCATGGTCTGGATGATGAAAGAAAAGTTCAGCCGCTTTTGATAAAACTGGCTGAGCAGACAGATACACCTTTGGTGGTTACCAACGACTGCCACTATCTGAAAAAAGAAGATTCGGAAGCGCATGATGTTCTTCTGTGCATTCAAACCGGTAAAACCTTTGCCGATACCAACCGCATGAAATACAATACAAATCAGCTTTACTTCAAGACCGAAGAAGAGATGCGCCAGCTTTTCCCGGATATCCCGGAAGCTTATGATAATACAGTAAAAATTGCTGACCAGATAAATTGCGAATTGGATTATAATGATTTTCTTTTTCCCAGGATAGAGCATCCTCCCGAATTCAAGAATCACACCGAATATATTCGCCATCTCTGTTATGATGCTGCAACCAGGAAATATCCCGAAGTTACAGATGAATTGAAAGAAAGAATTGATTATGAACTATCTGTTATTCGTAAAATGGGCTATGAAGAATATTTTTTGATCGTAAAGGATTTTATCGATGCTGCCCGGAAAATGGATGTACCGGTGGGACCGGGACGTGGTTCTGCTGTGGGTAGTGTGGTCTCATATCTTTTGGGAATCACAACTATTGAACCTATAAAATACGGTCTTTTCTTTGAACGGTTTTTAAATCCCGATCGAATTGGAATGCCGGATATCGATATTGATTTCTGTGCTGAAGGACGGGGCAAGATCATCGAATATGTGATCGAAAAATACGGTCGGGAAAGTGTAGCTCAGATCATCACCTTTGGAACCTTGAAAGCTAAATCGGTGATCAAAGATGTTGCTCGGGTTATGGAAGTTCCAGCCTCAGTTGCCAATGAGATTACAAAACTTATTCCTGGCGGACCGAAAGTAACATTAGAAGATGCTGTAAAACAGTCCAGAGAATTTGCTGATAAAATGGCCGAAGATGATGACAAAACTTCCATTTTGACCCATTCCAAAGTTCTGGAAGGCTTGATTCGTCATATTGGAGTTCATGCAGCCGGTGTTGTGATCGGACCGGGAAAACTATCCAATTATGTTCCCTTGGCCACAAACAATCAAAAAGGTGGCGAGCTGGCAGTGCTGGTTCAATATGAAGGCCGCTGGCTGGATGATCTGAAAATATTGAAAATGGATTTTCTGGGTTTGAAGACCCTGACCCTGATCAAAAAAGCAGTAAAACTGATCAAACAGTCTCAGGATGTGGAAATCGATATTGACCAGGTTGATATCAAAGATGAAAAAACCTATGAACTTCTTTCCCAGGGCCACACAGACGGGGTTTTTCAATTTGAATCGGACGGCATGAAAAAATATCTCTGCAGCTTAAAGCCCAATGTCTTTGAAGACCTGATCGCCATGGTAGCGCTTTATCGTCCGGGTCCCATGCAGTTCATTGAAAATTTTATCAATCGTAAGCATGGAACCGAGCCGGTAACATTTCTGCATG
It encodes the following:
- a CDS encoding DNA polymerase III subunit alpha, with translation MAFVHLHNHTQYSLLDGACRVDKMITMAKEYGMKAVAMTDHGNMFGTIDFYTRARKEGIKPIIGIETYIINHELDSDQNKSDIRHHLVLLAADLQGYKNLMKLSSKAFLKGFYYKPRISKSLLQKYSEGIICLSACLKGEIPHLLLSGQEAKAQKTVEFFKATFPDRFYIELQDHGLDDERKVQPLLIKLAEQTDTPLVVTNDCHYLKKEDSEAHDVLLCIQTGKTFADTNRMKYNTNQLYFKTEEEMRQLFPDIPEAYDNTVKIADQINCELDYNDFLFPRIEHPPEFKNHTEYIRHLCYDAATRKYPEVTDELKERIDYELSVIRKMGYEEYFLIVKDFIDAARKMDVPVGPGRGSAVGSVVSYLLGITTIEPIKYGLFFERFLNPDRIGMPDIDIDFCAEGRGKIIEYVIEKYGRESVAQIITFGTLKAKSVIKDVARVMEVPASVANEITKLIPGGPKVTLEDAVKQSREFADKMAEDDDKTSILTHSKVLEGLIRHIGVHAAGVVIGPGKLSNYVPLATNNQKGGELAVLVQYEGRWLDDLKILKMDFLGLKTLTLIKKAVKLIKQSQDVEIDIDQVDIKDEKTYELLSQGHTDGVFQFESDGMKKYLCSLKPNVFEDLIAMVALYRPGPMQFIENFINRKHGTEPVTFLHELTENALKETYGVTVYQEQVMQIAREMGGLTGAEADTLRKAISKKKQKTMDLLKVKFVEGSSRNGVPPHVIEKIWNDWKDFANYAFNKSHATAYAYIAFQTAYLKAHYPVEFMAALLSLEEDPTKVTKFIGECKSMGIEVIPPNLNKSQCEFAVQGKRILFGLQAIKNVGAAAIKAIISEREKDGEFKNIFDFCSRVDTMVSNKTTLESLICAGAMDELEGNRHEKYTVIENALNYASGVQSEKKRGQIMLFDTMTDENDEEIEFTPEMPSEKEWSLNEKLRREKEILGFYWSGHPLNQYKELLEEFINIDTETAEANPEKVPANISIAGIVSEIIKKQGRRGSPFAIVKLEDLTGIFEVTLFNEEYERYLPLMKEGKSLFIVGKKSGYSNGNETMLRVVPRFVMNFDQLAHHLMGEIFVKIPEVRFTEEFSKQLLDLFKQSPGKFGVHIAVESAKYKALNLHPRQLRIFPDQRIRQLFREVEGASYRINLNFN
- a CDS encoding response regulator — protein: MSRILLVEDNEANLYLIRYMLEKHNHEVIIAKEGQLGVDLALQKLPDLVIMDVQLPDINGLEATRRIRAQEKGKNLKIVALTSYAMPGDREKALNAGCDGYMEKPINPENFVPELEKYL
- a CDS encoding TetR/AcrR family transcriptional regulator produces the protein MNKRQFQKQKTRQHILKVARQELIRNGFLNATTAAIAQKAEVAHGTLFLHFKNKNMLILEILDKELSEINRSIQKVIVSAGDFEQMLLVYLNELQRSEDLFSVLARELPFYSPELRRMILFRQSIIREHFHKFLTEKIAAGLYEKIKIPSALNFFFGTLNYYLSLKNIFVKDSSVIEKFKTEIIETFLAILTKREEMEDE
- a CDS encoding response regulator, whose product is MSNKKKILIVEDETIIALSLKHDLESLGFQLLTPVSTGEEAVCIICEECPDLVLLDIRLAGEMTGLDVAKSDKCQDISKFIIFMTGYVTPEIKAEALKLNPIGFLEKPVEVEDILDLLQKIS
- a CDS encoding glutamate mutase L; protein product: MNKLHICESCGKVMKDAPDFADGKIGSKLCSSCTDEFGYQKRYSQVLKETREKLQEQMGISDSEAKLMARENVAKIPFWAQKNELLKSKKKLIITDVGSTTTKALFLQKSQSGDFLIRAIEHAGTTVEKPLEDVNIGVFQAIRKIEKKMEISLLAANATQANPRFNDDTLYISTSSAGGGLQILVIGLTMFDSASSGKRCAYGAGGVILDTFAIDDKRSSLEQMQAMGVLHPDIILMSGGIDGGAVASLLRMGEILQLSNPKPKFGEKDEIPLIFAGNKDAQMFVAGLFQKRFELYIVPNIRPTLTDENLEPAREKIHKLFMENVMEQAPGYRNLKKLVSDAIIPTPTGVIQALQLVSEKLDENVMAVDIGGATTDVFSNIMGEYFRTVSANYGMSYSISNVQKDAGRNKITRWLPAKIAENYARNYIANKMLYPTFIAKNSLQMAIEHAVAREAISMSKKQHMEMNFNTKQIGFLDKIKSSRTDLGKITETFYFEQALEAKKFHMHDINILIGSGGVLAKTENQNQAFVIIYDGFKPEGITEIWRDRHFISPHLGKLAAVDESLAAALLEDECFDKVGLALRPLGKKWKQGQAVMKLKIADKKYDVKVGDVIFLENEKRLEKTVEVVMNKGFYLKPDRQEFKFKSDLPIFIDAALELDFDKENNVLQLYDFAEAPGLIADDFLSFTQQKKIETGKLKHKVELPYAGSINVKIGDKVQTETVIGENLFDPPRVYVITLYDKSYLNLNPDNLEKSLRIKEGEEVKYGQRIAEIGNRTLLDEFRFQHYYFDSPVRGRVEKINIDSGTIIMREIQDYSYKPKKIKVAKKLNVKPHNIVGYMKKSLNDFVYAGDIIASKIIDVGETRHPMLVSAPNTGTIKEINKETGTVIVQYDKEPYQRQAGISGEVISIQDKHSATIEFEGSCLNGIIGFGSEAWGKIKFLEKQAEISKAADSDIVVFAGKIDLAFLQKAVDKKVSGVVAASIDKADLVKFIGDEIGVALTGNEAIPFPLILTEGFGEFSMFQDYAEFLQQNNGKSVYINGHTQIRAGVVRPKIIIS
- a CDS encoding carboxypeptidase-like regulatory domain-containing protein, whose amino-acid sequence is MRKIVLMLSMLLSAALLISVTVDGYVTDADTGVAIEGAYVRFVLIDAGTGGGCGGGNGGNGGNGGNGGNCGGGTCGSVITSTTDANGYYEIVDVEPGIYDGRANKPGSYPMVLIEDIEINDDISVDFELTEGGCSGLGDFRTESKGR
- a CDS encoding response regulator, with the protein product MKILIVDDKQDARYLLKLLLEGRKYEVISAIHGREALDLLEKNKVDMIISDILMPEMDGFKFCQILKRDKKRKNIPFVFYTATYVDKKDEKFALGLGADLFLRKPMEPELLLKEIDDLCQKIATGKYSPSELTLKREADIYKLYNERLIQKLEHKIDRLEEEIEKREKVEVELKKMVAEKEVLLRELYHRTLNNMQVISSMLKLYSARVLDEKWLKIVKDINSKIKSTALVHRKLYESNDLSHLSLKDYFIDLINYIRNKFCPKNKEITISYEITDIAVLLDTAIPLGFVLNELLINAIEHAFPNREKGTIHIKVEQSDKNFILFSVQDDGIGLPEDFDMNSDDNLGLVIVDSIISNQMNGEIKYLVDGGTSWQIKIKDESYCERV